A genomic region of Candidatus Babeliales bacterium contains the following coding sequences:
- a CDS encoding translocation/assembly module TamB domain-containing protein: protein MIRFDFFSRFLIAAFIGTCLAIIITQNDDRFKKSCEKKIKQIFEETFSCRVQEGKIESINFFTGRVIGKNIKICALDDSWFWQAPLLELKIPWLFSIINKKIGLEIFLKKLEAHSQLLKGEPSIVNHIRSMIDGPVGMPVVLKSLSLSEATFQLDNEIDFNSSFNLSIDNRDDGVKIACTLIDGNLLSKKFADLSEISGSCIIEKETGQSVPIFACNLKCKTDRALFNDTTQLIINAKSDGENVIAVLGNLINPSCMCAKGIVRSIYDYSFTIDASMPVASLATLVGAGEHARYCKGAGLVTAKINQDASGCFIDSSAHIKEASYNNLSLGSIDLTAKLNDTRWQGNFSLATPIASQLSGSFGFDQQTKIGSFECALAEIVPIEGTQWQIESEGTRITCNYDNDRGLEGSYLVRLKNRIDDTAREISGTLYADSSAGTLQGFLDEASYCAQFVANPAGIIIDGSCKIKDKELIKIYCSEDKIVQGEIDYQIIRNVLKEIFNVSVKGEGKIALSAQYKNGLIEGAIKMINGTIQLAPTYNFVKNFNAEIALDFARRAFYLKNVVIDLLEGSIKTERAAIILDSWGRLRFMHIPCVLERVFFNIEKECFIVISGNSLFYKNDDQTTIYGRLVLDKGQLKKNIFSLITSRQHIAPFKTPFEKTAFDGDLDIALMTRKPLSIKTSFLDTDAALDWKVKGTVKEPLVTGKILLSRGLLNFPYKPLFITQGKIFFVPPHLFDPEITLIAKGRVRHYDLTLRIGGSVEHPHINFESTPPLTEEQIITLLLIGSESGSLSLIMPTLIMNNVQHLLFGPEQSISKLESYFKSLLAPLKNIRIVPSFTDQSARGGLRGAIEIDVNDQLHGLVQKNFSQLEDTKFEVEYYFSDDITLRAIKDEHGDLGGELEVKWKF from the coding sequence ATGATCCGTTTTGATTTTTTCAGCCGCTTTCTGATTGCAGCGTTCATTGGAACGTGTTTGGCAATTATTATTACTCAAAACGATGATCGTTTTAAAAAAAGCTGCGAAAAAAAAATAAAACAAATTTTTGAGGAAACATTTTCTTGTCGAGTGCAAGAGGGGAAAATAGAGAGCATTAATTTTTTCACCGGTAGAGTGATCGGAAAAAATATAAAAATTTGTGCGCTTGATGATTCATGGTTTTGGCAAGCACCGCTTCTTGAATTAAAAATACCCTGGCTATTTTCGATAATAAATAAAAAAATTGGCTTAGAGATTTTTTTGAAAAAATTAGAAGCACATTCTCAGCTTTTAAAGGGTGAGCCATCAATCGTTAATCATATTCGTTCAATGATCGATGGTCCGGTGGGTATGCCCGTAGTGCTGAAATCTCTTTCATTGAGCGAAGCTACATTTCAGTTAGATAACGAAATTGATTTCAATAGTTCATTCAATCTTTCTATTGATAATAGGGATGACGGAGTAAAAATCGCATGCACGTTAATAGATGGAAATTTATTGAGCAAAAAATTTGCAGATTTGAGCGAAATTTCAGGCTCGTGCATTATCGAAAAAGAAACGGGTCAATCAGTACCTATCTTTGCATGCAATTTAAAATGCAAAACGGATCGCGCATTATTTAATGATACTACTCAGCTTATAATTAATGCAAAAAGTGATGGCGAAAACGTTATTGCTGTATTGGGCAATTTAATTAACCCAAGCTGTATGTGCGCAAAAGGGATAGTACGATCAATTTACGATTATTCTTTTACTATTGATGCATCGATGCCAGTAGCATCATTAGCGACGTTGGTTGGCGCCGGTGAACACGCACGATATTGCAAAGGTGCTGGATTGGTAACTGCAAAAATTAATCAAGATGCATCCGGATGTTTTATTGATTCTTCTGCGCACATAAAAGAAGCTTCATATAATAATCTTTCGCTTGGTTCAATTGATTTGACAGCAAAATTGAATGATACACGTTGGCAAGGAAACTTTTCGCTCGCAACGCCAATTGCTTCTCAATTGAGCGGATCTTTTGGATTTGATCAACAAACGAAGATTGGCTCATTCGAGTGTGCGTTAGCTGAAATAGTTCCGATAGAGGGCACGCAATGGCAAATCGAATCTGAAGGAACACGAATAACATGCAACTATGATAATGATCGAGGTCTTGAAGGTTCGTATTTAGTGCGTTTAAAAAATCGCATTGATGATACCGCTCGCGAAATTTCTGGAACCTTGTATGCCGATTCATCCGCAGGAACATTACAAGGTTTCCTGGATGAGGCAAGCTATTGCGCACAATTCGTGGCAAATCCGGCAGGGATAATCATAGATGGAAGCTGCAAGATAAAAGATAAAGAATTAATAAAGATATATTGCTCCGAAGATAAAATTGTACAAGGAGAGATTGACTACCAAATTATTCGTAATGTGCTCAAAGAGATTTTCAATGTATCGGTAAAAGGGGAAGGAAAAATCGCACTTTCTGCTCAATACAAAAATGGTCTTATTGAGGGCGCTATCAAAATGATTAATGGAACTATTCAATTAGCGCCGACGTATAATTTTGTAAAAAATTTTAACGCAGAAATTGCGCTTGATTTTGCGCGGCGTGCATTTTATTTGAAAAATGTAGTGATCGATCTTCTGGAGGGGTCAATCAAAACTGAGCGCGCTGCTATCATTCTTGATTCCTGGGGAAGATTGCGATTTATGCATATTCCCTGCGTGCTAGAAAGAGTTTTTTTTAATATTGAAAAAGAATGTTTTATTGTTATTTCAGGAAATTCGCTTTTTTATAAAAATGATGATCAAACAACTATTTACGGTCGACTTGTTCTTGATAAAGGACAACTCAAAAAAAATATTTTCTCATTGATTACTTCAAGGCAGCATATTGCACCTTTCAAAACACCGTTTGAAAAAACAGCTTTTGATGGTGATCTCGATATTGCTTTGATGACGCGCAAGCCATTAAGTATTAAAACTTCGTTTCTGGATACCGATGCAGCGCTTGATTGGAAGGTTAAAGGAACGGTGAAAGAACCACTGGTGACCGGAAAAATTTTGCTCTCGCGCGGATTGCTGAATTTTCCGTACAAACCACTTTTTATTACGCAAGGAAAAATATTTTTTGTTCCGCCTCATCTTTTTGATCCAGAAATAACCTTGATAGCAAAAGGAAGAGTTCGCCATTATGATTTAACGCTTCGGATTGGCGGCTCAGTTGAGCATCCGCATATTAACTTTGAATCGACTCCGCCGCTTACCGAAGAGCAAATTATTACGTTGCTTTTAATTGGATCAGAAAGTGGATCATTATCTCTTATTATGCCAACGCTTATTATGAATAATGTGCAGCATCTTTTATTCGGCCCGGAGCAATCGATATCAAAACTTGAAAGCTATTTTAAAAGTTTACTTGCGCCACTGAAGAATATAAGAATTGTGCCCAGCTTTACAGACCAATCAGCGCGTGGTGGATTGCGAGGTGCAATTGAAATCGATGTTAACGATCAGTTACACGGCCTTGTTCAGAAAAATTTTAGTCAGCTGGAAGATACTAAATTTGAAGTTGAATATTATTTTTCTGATGATATCACTTTGCGTGCAATTAAAGATGAGCATGGAGATCTTGGCGGTGAACTTGAAGTAAAATGGAAGTTCTGA
- a CDS encoding phospholipase D-like domain-containing protein: MNMHKATFFIVLYLNLITFCIGNAIAPDEAINYLCESLPSKNGQIQKSFFTPDKEHSVKKIMIDLIRCETEEIIAALYRLTEPDIAAELLTAFKRGVKICLITDLGCFFDKNEKITSLYQAGIEMGYYGKPYSIMHNKYWLFKKNFLGPLLVTGSANTTKGGLLSNKENIIVTNNSEMIADFKKNFGKIKGEASTGIPTKEALREYATQEMWNGLKYGIRRTIYSLRVR, encoded by the coding sequence ATGAATATGCATAAAGCAACGTTTTTTATTGTTCTCTATTTAAATTTAATCACATTTTGTATTGGTAATGCGATTGCGCCAGATGAGGCAATTAACTATTTGTGCGAATCGTTGCCGAGCAAGAATGGCCAGATACAAAAATCTTTTTTTACGCCCGATAAAGAACATTCGGTAAAAAAAATTATGATCGATTTAATTCGCTGCGAAACCGAAGAAATTATCGCAGCGCTTTATCGACTTACTGAGCCAGATATTGCTGCGGAGCTTTTGACAGCGTTTAAGCGGGGAGTAAAAATTTGTTTGATTACCGATCTTGGTTGCTTTTTTGATAAGAACGAAAAAATTACCAGCTTATATCAGGCAGGAATTGAAATGGGCTATTATGGAAAACCATATTCGATTATGCACAATAAATATTGGCTATTTAAAAAAAATTTCTTAGGACCTCTTTTGGTTACCGGCTCAGCAAACACGACAAAGGGCGGATTACTGAGTAATAAAGAAAATATTATTGTTACAAATAATAGTGAAATGATTGCCGATTTTAAGAAAAATTTTGGAAAAATTAAAGGCGAAGCTTCAACTGGCATTCCAACTAAAGAAGCGCTTCGTGAATACGCGACACAGGAAATGTGGAACGGTCTAAAATACGGAATCAGAAGAACAATTTATTCTTTAAGAGTGCGCTAA
- a CDS encoding RluA family pseudouridine synthase translates to MENMSEKIHTSHALKALPEQKPVRADVFIAKHISHYSRSYLQDLIKKGLVTINNKVAKSSTLVKPSDDVMIAIPPAPSISYTGGPEIENKLQNFDVKIVYEHKEFLIVAKPAGLMVHKPSAYNTDVTLVDWLLSRWQQLKMVGNQDRPGIVHRLDKDTSGLMVIPRTNYAHFKFSDLFKNRAIKKTYIAIVHGHPDRIGSIDFPIDRDPITRNKMSHQSAQGRAALTHYKVLEYFTDTTLVEVQPVTGRTHQIRVHFNAIGHPLVGDILYGKKSPRIDRQALHASSLSFAFDGEPFSFLESMPADMQRVIDQLKK, encoded by the coding sequence ATGGAGAATATGTCAGAAAAAATCCATACGTCTCATGCTCTGAAAGCATTGCCCGAACAAAAGCCGGTTCGTGCAGATGTTTTCATCGCTAAGCATATTTCCCATTATTCCCGCTCATACCTCCAAGATCTTATCAAAAAAGGGCTTGTGACGATCAACAATAAAGTTGCTAAATCAAGCACCCTGGTAAAACCATCGGATGATGTTATGATCGCGATTCCTCCCGCTCCTTCTATTTCGTATACAGGTGGCCCGGAAATCGAAAACAAACTACAGAACTTTGATGTAAAAATTGTTTATGAGCATAAAGAGTTTTTAATCGTTGCCAAACCAGCCGGGCTCATGGTGCATAAGCCTTCAGCATACAATACGGATGTAACGCTTGTTGATTGGCTTCTTTCTCGCTGGCAACAGCTAAAAATGGTAGGTAATCAAGATAGGCCTGGCATCGTTCATCGCCTCGATAAAGATACCTCAGGCCTCATGGTAATTCCGCGAACGAATTATGCACATTTTAAATTTAGTGATCTTTTCAAGAATCGTGCAATTAAAAAAACGTATATTGCAATCGTTCATGGTCATCCTGATCGCATAGGCTCCATTGATTTTCCCATCGATCGCGATCCGATAACGCGGAACAAAATGTCTCACCAATCCGCTCAAGGGCGAGCTGCGCTGACTCATTATAAAGTGCTTGAATATTTTACCGACACAACGCTCGTTGAAGTTCAACCAGTTACGGGACGCACTCACCAAATACGCGTTCATTTTAACGCGATCGGCCATCCGCTGGTGGGCGATATTCTTTATGGTAAAAAATCACCACGCATCGATCGCCAAGCGCTTCATGCTTCTTCACTTTCATTTGCCTTTGATGGCGAACCTTTTTCTTTTCTCGAATCGATGCCCGCAGATATGCAACGGGTGATTGATCAGCTCAAAAAATAA
- the mgtE gene encoding magnesium transporter codes for MNSDMLLQEMQHHVDELIMRDTPQAQARWQQFLSLHPADSAQFFSIIDKESAKKIFLALPMGLKIEVFGELSNAMKVFVLSFLPDQDKAGILNNTPIDELTDFFDELSDDELKDYLKLLSTQDRQTVLSLLKFDPESAGGIMNTDVLSFLQDFTVEKSIHVLQRLQPRRDLHQQIYVTDQDNKLVGHIQLEDLVLKNPKDRLASFLRKNELVIAADEDREEVAKKMIHYGLMTVPVVNENNLFLGVISSDTLVDVIEQEASEDVYRISAMTPIKYPYFETSFFRIFYERSYILIILLLAQSVSSIIIKSYESIICGFLTLFITMLTSTGGNSSSQTSALVIQGLASGDITQNNIGRFLRREILMAFMIASVLSVFSFLRVYFTYGELLGSFAVSVSLFFIVLLSVILGSGIPIVLKRFNIDPAYAAGPFLATLMDIFGLLIYCYISKLILY; via the coding sequence ATGAACTCAGATATGCTGCTGCAGGAGATGCAACATCATGTGGATGAGCTAATTATGAGAGATACTCCCCAGGCTCAGGCTCGATGGCAACAATTCTTGTCCCTTCACCCGGCAGATAGTGCTCAATTTTTTTCGATAATAGACAAAGAAAGTGCAAAAAAAATATTCTTGGCGTTGCCAATGGGGCTCAAAATTGAGGTTTTTGGGGAACTTTCAAACGCGATGAAAGTATTTGTTCTTTCGTTTTTGCCCGATCAAGATAAAGCGGGCATTTTAAATAATACCCCGATCGATGAATTGACCGACTTTTTTGATGAGCTCTCTGATGATGAACTTAAGGATTATCTGAAACTGCTCAGTACTCAAGATCGGCAGACCGTTCTTTCATTGCTCAAATTTGATCCGGAGTCTGCTGGCGGTATTATGAATACCGATGTACTTTCTTTCTTACAGGATTTTACGGTAGAAAAAAGTATTCATGTTCTTCAGCGATTACAGCCCCGGCGCGATTTGCATCAGCAAATTTATGTGACCGATCAAGATAATAAACTGGTGGGGCATATTCAGCTTGAGGATTTAGTTCTTAAAAATCCTAAAGATAGACTTGCTTCTTTTTTGCGTAAAAATGAACTTGTAATTGCTGCAGATGAAGATAGAGAAGAAGTAGCAAAAAAGATGATTCACTATGGCCTGATGACAGTGCCAGTGGTTAATGAAAATAACCTTTTTTTGGGGGTTATTTCCAGCGACACGTTGGTTGACGTCATTGAGCAAGAAGCGAGTGAAGACGTATATCGTATTTCTGCGATGACGCCAATCAAATATCCGTATTTTGAAACTTCCTTCTTTCGTATATTTTATGAGCGCAGTTACATTTTGATTATTTTACTCTTAGCGCAATCGGTTTCTAGTATCATTATAAAATCGTACGAATCGATTATTTGTGGCTTTCTTACGCTTTTCATTACGATGCTTACTAGTACCGGCGGGAACTCAAGTAGCCAAACTTCCGCATTGGTAATTCAAGGATTGGCATCTGGCGATATTACACAAAATAACATTGGCCGCTTCTTGCGCCGTGAGATTTTAATGGCGTTTATGATCGCTTCGGTGTTGAGTGTTTTTTCTTTTTTGCGGGTTTACTTTACGTACGGAGAACTGTTGGGCAGCTTCGCGGTAAGCGTTTCTCTCTTTTTTATAGTTCTCCTTTCGGTTATTCTAGGCTCTGGAATTCCAATAGTGCTTAAGCGCTTTAATATTGACCCTGCATATGCGGCGGGACCCTTCCTGGCAACGCTTATGGATATATTTGGATTGTTGATTTATTGTTACATAAGTAAATTAATTTTGTATTAA
- a CDS encoding recombinase family protein, producing MKAILIARVSTEEQKEAGISLPAQVARLEKYCQNKGFTIGKTFSFDESAYKNQREEFDAILDFVIEQKEKVAVCCDKVDRLSRNIFDKRISVLYEKSLNDQIELHFVSDGQIITSRISAAEKFHFSISLGLAKYYSDAISDNVRRAIEQKLRKGEWPCKAPYGYKNIALPGNKKDIIVDEYGSRIIVKAFELYASGAYSMELLSKKIKADHDLNWSVSYIDKVFNNHFYYGIMLVKDKMYHHRYPPLITQSLFEQVQAVKASFNKKKAKFAVKRHDYIYRGLLRCADCGLAITPEKHKGHVYYHCTQYNGKHGAKWLREEVITKQLAAIFQRMQMPKDVLKQTIETLSEVHENKIEFQNRQFDELTREQKQITKMIDNLYLDKLKGRITESDYDRFYQSFRDQLTDISIRLEQLQEAEDNYYVTVKLLLILASRAYDLFTGSEVEEKRHLITVVLSNLRLDGENIVYDAQNPFDVILKCSEDQVWRP from the coding sequence ATGAAAGCCATTCTTATTGCGCGCGTGAGCACTGAAGAACAAAAAGAAGCTGGTATTTCGCTACCGGCTCAAGTGGCTCGCCTGGAAAAGTATTGCCAGAATAAAGGATTCACGATCGGTAAAACTTTTAGCTTTGATGAAAGCGCTTATAAAAATCAACGAGAAGAGTTTGATGCAATTCTGGATTTTGTTATCGAGCAAAAAGAAAAAGTTGCCGTATGCTGCGATAAAGTAGATCGCTTATCCCGCAATATATTTGATAAACGCATATCGGTTCTTTATGAAAAATCTCTGAACGATCAAATAGAACTCCATTTTGTTTCCGACGGGCAGATTATCACCAGCCGCATTTCTGCCGCTGAAAAATTTCATTTCAGTATTAGTCTGGGACTCGCCAAATATTATTCAGATGCGATCAGTGATAACGTCCGGCGCGCAATAGAACAAAAGCTGCGCAAAGGAGAATGGCCTTGCAAAGCTCCGTATGGCTATAAGAATATCGCACTACCCGGAAACAAAAAAGATATCATTGTTGATGAATATGGTTCGCGTATAATTGTAAAAGCATTTGAGCTCTATGCCAGCGGCGCCTATTCTATGGAACTATTGTCCAAAAAGATAAAAGCTGATCATGATTTAAATTGGAGCGTCAGCTACATTGATAAAGTTTTTAATAATCATTTCTATTATGGGATAATGCTCGTCAAAGATAAGATGTATCATCATCGCTATCCACCACTTATCACTCAATCTCTTTTTGAACAGGTACAAGCAGTGAAAGCCAGTTTTAATAAAAAGAAAGCCAAATTTGCCGTTAAGCGCCACGATTATATTTATCGAGGATTATTGCGCTGCGCCGATTGCGGATTGGCTATAACGCCAGAAAAGCACAAGGGCCACGTCTATTACCATTGCACGCAATATAATGGCAAGCATGGAGCAAAGTGGCTGCGAGAAGAAGTAATAACAAAACAACTGGCCGCAATATTTCAACGCATGCAAATGCCCAAAGATGTGTTAAAGCAAACTATTGAAACATTAAGCGAAGTACATGAAAACAAGATTGAGTTCCAAAACAGACAGTTTGATGAGCTAACGCGAGAACAAAAACAGATCACTAAGATGATCGATAATTTGTATTTGGATAAGCTCAAAGGGAGAATTACTGAGAGCGACTACGACAGATTTTACCAGTCATTTCGCGATCAGCTCACCGATATCAGTATCCGTCTTGAACAATTACAAGAAGCAGAAGATAACTATTATGTTACCGTAAAACTGCTGCTGATACTGGCAAGTCGTGCCTATGATTTATTTACCGGTTCTGAAGTTGAGGAAAAACGACATTTAATTACTGTTGTACTCTCGAACCTGCGCCTCGATGGCGAAAACATCGTCTACGACGCACAAAATCCATTTGACGTGATACTGAAATGTTCGGAAGATCAAGTATGGCGTCCCTAA
- a CDS encoding type II toxin-antitoxin system RelE/ParE family toxin, whose protein sequence is MKQKLIAYRGEKFTLEWYFDSRGKSNASEYYHQLTEEERDKIFYLFKLLGNMGKIFNKQKFRDEDDQIYAFKSDQNRLLCFFFHGAKVVITNGFQKKQDKLPPREKKRAVKAKEDYIKRNRGGNYYD, encoded by the coding sequence ATGAAGCAGAAGCTTATAGCATATCGAGGTGAGAAGTTTACTCTAGAATGGTATTTTGATAGTCGCGGCAAAAGTAACGCATCAGAATATTATCATCAGTTGACAGAAGAAGAACGAGATAAGATATTTTATTTGTTTAAATTGCTTGGCAATATGGGAAAGATTTTTAATAAACAAAAATTTCGAGATGAAGACGACCAAATTTATGCCTTTAAATCTGATCAGAATCGATTGCTATGCTTCTTCTTTCATGGTGCGAAAGTAGTTATTACGAACGGATTCCAAAAGAAACAAGATAAGTTACCACCTCGAGAAAAAAAAAGAGCAGTTAAAGCCAAAGAAGATTATATTAAAAGAAATCGTGGAGGAAATTACTATGACTAA
- a CDS encoding DUF305 domain-containing protein translates to MTIPMILIELLIMRSMYNNKRINVIIGVCSSALFMVLIIFIRKQIAISDREFLKSMIPHHAAALLMCEQASLQDPEIKELCMTILSTQQSEIDLMKAKLVMLES, encoded by the coding sequence ATGACAATACCGATGATATTAATTGAGTTGCTAATAATGCGATCGATGTATAACAATAAGAGGATTAATGTTATTATCGGAGTATGTAGTTCTGCTCTATTTATGGTATTAATAATCTTTATTAGAAAACAAATAGCCATATCGGATAGAGAATTTCTAAAATCAATGATTCCTCATCACGCAGCAGCTCTATTAATGTGCGAACAAGCATCATTACAAGATCCAGAAATCAAAGAGTTATGTATGACTATTCTATCCACGCAGCAATCTGAGATTGATTTGATGAAAGCAAAGCTTGTGATGCTAGAAAGCTGA
- a CDS encoding multicopper oxidase domain-containing protein — MKHLIIIFFIAIPSLAQHHKHNSSEVSSAVSSSQFSCQNQPLMPQCLKKRGIKKGPERLSHAWANPKIKPSLPPPLTGKQMGVIATPGIEPLGYEMDGVVKVFKLYAQPIEQYITNGKEADYEKLIPEKNKVPHGLVHHRNIVQKIRAWGFNGSTPGPTIEVNEGDRIRLLITNELPEPLSVHSHGIELPNDQDGAGGFAEPVIMPGETRAYEYTLYQSGTAFYHGEFNLMKLTGYGVTGALIIHPKEYDHVIDKQFVITLQEWRILPGNVDPDLVSMDFNWFTFNGRSAPFIPTLTVNQGDRVRIRLINMSMDNHPIHMHGHTWWVVGTEAGPIPLSAQWPGNTVDVPPGASRDVEFIAWNPGLWFFHCHKVHHVMNAHADVPLGVMPHGGMFTIVHVIPKDPKAKWQHPKQDGHDISSRDYHRGKSEQ; from the coding sequence ATGAAGCATTTAATTATTATTTTTTTTATTGCTATTCCATCATTGGCTCAGCATCATAAGCATAATAGTTCAGAAGTTTCTTCAGCGGTTTCTTCTTCGCAATTTTCTTGCCAAAACCAGCCACTAATGCCTCAATGTTTAAAAAAAAGAGGAATTAAAAAAGGGCCCGAAAGGCTTTCCCATGCCTGGGCAAACCCCAAAATAAAGCCTTCATTGCCTCCGCCATTGACTGGAAAACAAATGGGAGTTATCGCTACTCCTGGTATTGAACCGCTTGGTTATGAAATGGATGGCGTTGTAAAAGTTTTTAAGTTATATGCCCAACCTATTGAGCAATATATTACCAATGGCAAAGAAGCTGATTATGAAAAACTAATCCCAGAAAAAAACAAAGTTCCTCATGGGCTTGTACATCACAGAAATATTGTTCAAAAAATTCGTGCCTGGGGCTTCAATGGATCAACCCCTGGCCCTACGATAGAAGTTAATGAAGGCGATAGAATTAGGCTTCTAATTACCAATGAACTACCTGAGCCACTGTCGGTACACTCACATGGTATAGAGCTTCCTAATGATCAAGATGGTGCTGGCGGCTTTGCTGAGCCAGTCATCATGCCGGGTGAAACACGCGCATATGAATACACTTTATATCAATCAGGAACAGCGTTCTATCATGGTGAATTTAATTTAATGAAGTTAACAGGATATGGGGTTACTGGTGCTTTAATTATTCATCCAAAAGAATATGACCATGTTATTGATAAACAATTTGTGATTACCTTGCAAGAATGGAGAATACTCCCAGGCAATGTTGATCCAGATTTGGTGAGTATGGATTTTAATTGGTTTACGTTCAATGGTCGCTCAGCCCCTTTTATACCGACGTTAACTGTTAATCAAGGTGATCGTGTTCGAATTAGGCTTATTAATATGAGTATGGATAATCATCCGATTCATATGCATGGCCATACATGGTGGGTGGTTGGAACAGAAGCTGGCCCTATCCCTCTATCAGCGCAATGGCCAGGCAATACGGTTGATGTGCCGCCGGGGGCTTCACGAGATGTAGAATTTATTGCATGGAATCCTGGCCTTTGGTTTTTTCATTGTCATAAAGTTCATCACGTTATGAATGCTCATGCTGATGTTCCGCTCGGGGTAATGCCTCATGGAGGAATGTTCACAATAGTTCATGTTATTCCAAAAGATCCAAAAGCAAAATGGCAGCATCCCAAGCAAGATGGGCATGATATATCGAGCCGTGATTATCATAGAGGGAAATCAGAACAATGA
- a CDS encoding TolC family protein, producing MIIILLLSIILLLPACHKVSITREFNQLQKTTKDITGSEIIHDSCIKYSDSESAIKDSISYGLSRNEAVKIALMNNPSLQADFEKLGIAKADLIQAGLYTNPTTQNVFRFPTRGEPHQTNIESVMTMALSDLWQVPLRKKIFEDELEIITLRILTTILDVVENTKSAYDACVKANLLLENEKIILSFTKELRDETYYRQLFGYSNDLDKDNADAQIAIVRAALVEIIKEQKRAYLHLTKLLGITPSSKKFVLTDTILDDVQTFSLSDLESYALDYRPEIQIARLKMKRYEDTVRFEKARIWKDVNVGIGYKQDFDKPFRGWGPAINFSIPIFDTNNAQIAKAEFEFERAKKKLRSRRIRIQEELRASLVMINKEKKEISYYNAMVIPSYEKAIDYTYTYANTMQLTMITALKSQLNLYMAEQELIEKYYNLHIAYNKLERAYGKTIEPLQNEQMT from the coding sequence ATGATTATTATTCTTCTTCTCTCTATTATATTATTACTTCCTGCTTGTCATAAAGTGTCTATTACGCGTGAATTCAATCAATTGCAAAAAACTACTAAGGATATTACCGGATCTGAGATTATTCATGATAGCTGTATTAAATATTCAGATTCAGAAAGTGCTATTAAAGATAGTATTTCCTATGGATTAAGCCGCAATGAGGCTGTAAAAATAGCATTAATGAATAATCCTTCTTTGCAAGCTGACTTTGAAAAATTAGGGATAGCTAAGGCTGATCTGATTCAAGCAGGTTTGTATACAAATCCAACTACTCAGAATGTCTTTCGATTTCCAACACGTGGGGAGCCTCATCAGACTAATATTGAAAGTGTAATGACCATGGCACTTTCTGATTTGTGGCAAGTTCCATTACGTAAAAAGATTTTTGAAGATGAGCTTGAAATTATTACGCTTCGCATTCTTACTACTATTCTTGATGTGGTAGAAAATACTAAATCTGCTTATGATGCTTGCGTAAAAGCTAATTTACTGCTGGAAAATGAAAAAATAATATTATCATTTACTAAAGAATTGCGTGATGAGACTTATTATCGTCAATTATTTGGGTATTCCAACGATTTAGATAAAGATAATGCTGATGCGCAAATAGCAATTGTACGGGCAGCTCTTGTTGAAATCATAAAAGAACAAAAAAGAGCCTATCTTCATCTGACAAAATTACTGGGCATAACCCCATCAAGCAAAAAATTTGTTCTAACAGATACGATTCTTGATGATGTGCAGACTTTTTCTTTATCAGATCTTGAATCGTATGCGCTTGATTATCGACCCGAAATACAAATTGCTCGTTTAAAGATGAAACGATATGAGGATACCGTGCGCTTTGAAAAAGCTCGAATTTGGAAAGATGTTAATGTGGGAATTGGATACAAGCAGGATTTTGATAAGCCATTTCGAGGATGGGGTCCAGCGATTAATTTTAGTATTCCTATCTTTGATACTAACAATGCCCAAATTGCAAAAGCAGAATTCGAATTTGAACGTGCAAAGAAAAAATTGCGCTCAAGAAGAATTAGGATTCAAGAAGAATTGAGAGCCTCATTAGTTATGATAAATAAGGAAAAGAAAGAAATTAGCTATTACAATGCCATGGTTATTCCTTCATATGAGAAGGCAATTGATTATACGTATACTTATGCAAATACTATGCAGCTTACTATGATTACTGCATTGAAGTCCCAATTAAATCTTTATATGGCGGAACAAGAATTAATAGAGAAATATTACAATCTTCATATTGCTTATAATAAACTTGAACGTGCATATGGCAAAACAATTGAGCCATTGCAGAATGAACAAATGACCTAG